The Pseudomonas orientalis genome contains a region encoding:
- a CDS encoding APC family permease — MSGQGKFKKQLSLMDLTFIGLGAIFGSGWLFAASHVSAIAGPAGIISWLIGGFAVLLLGIVYCELGAALPRAGGVVRYPVYSHGPLLGYLMGFITLIAFSSLVAIEVVASRQYAAAWFPELTKAGSSNPTPLGWLVQFALLCLFFVLNYRSVKTFAIANNLVSVFKFIVPLLVIGVLFTFFKPANLQMHGFAPFGLSGIEMAVSAGGVIFAYLGLTPIISVASEVKNPQRTIPIALILSVLLSTTIYVLLQTAFLGGVPTDMLADGWTGISKELALPYRDIALALGVGWLAYLVVADAVISPSGCGNIYMNATPRVVYGWAQTGTFFKIFTHIDEKSGIPRPALWLTFGLSVFWTLPFPSWEALINVVSAALILSYAVAPVTVAALRRTAPQLARPFRVKGMAVLGPLSFIIAALIVYWSGWSTVSWLLGLQILMFAVYLLCARWVPTAHVNLKQQVRSSAWLIGFYALTILLSKLGSFGGIGLISHPFDTVVVAVCALGIYYWGAATGVPAHLVRLESEDDESEVVRDDHYNSPLSPATH, encoded by the coding sequence ATGTCAGGCCAAGGTAAGTTCAAGAAACAGCTGTCACTGATGGACCTCACCTTTATCGGGCTGGGCGCCATCTTCGGTTCGGGTTGGTTGTTCGCCGCCAGTCATGTCTCTGCAATCGCCGGTCCCGCCGGGATAATCTCCTGGCTGATCGGCGGGTTCGCGGTGCTGCTGTTGGGCATCGTCTACTGTGAACTCGGCGCCGCCCTGCCCCGCGCCGGTGGCGTGGTGCGTTACCCGGTGTATTCCCATGGCCCGCTGCTGGGCTACCTGATGGGCTTTATCACACTGATCGCGTTTTCCAGCCTGGTGGCGATCGAGGTGGTCGCCTCGCGCCAATACGCTGCGGCGTGGTTTCCCGAATTGACCAAGGCCGGCTCCAGCAACCCCACGCCCCTGGGCTGGCTGGTGCAGTTCGCGCTGTTGTGCCTGTTCTTTGTCCTCAACTACCGCAGCGTGAAGACCTTCGCCATCGCCAATAACTTGGTGAGCGTGTTCAAGTTCATCGTGCCGCTGCTGGTGATCGGTGTGCTGTTCACCTTCTTCAAACCGGCCAACTTGCAGATGCATGGTTTTGCGCCATTCGGGCTGTCGGGGATCGAGATGGCGGTGTCAGCCGGCGGGGTGATCTTTGCCTATCTGGGGCTGACGCCGATCATTTCGGTGGCCAGCGAAGTGAAGAACCCGCAACGTACCATCCCGATTGCGTTGATTCTTTCGGTACTGCTGTCGACCACGATCTACGTGCTGCTGCAAACCGCCTTCCTGGGTGGCGTGCCCACGGACATGCTCGCCGATGGCTGGACGGGGATCAGCAAGGAATTGGCGTTGCCCTATCGCGATATCGCCCTGGCACTCGGCGTGGGCTGGCTGGCCTACCTGGTAGTGGCCGATGCGGTGATCTCCCCGAGCGGCTGCGGCAATATTTATATGAACGCCACCCCGCGCGTGGTGTATGGCTGGGCGCAGACTGGCACCTTTTTCAAGATCTTCACCCATATCGATGAAAAGTCCGGCATCCCACGCCCGGCCTTGTGGCTGACCTTTGGCCTGTCGGTATTCTGGACCCTGCCGTTCCCGTCCTGGGAAGCGCTGATCAACGTGGTCTCGGCCGCACTCATCCTGAGTTACGCGGTGGCCCCGGTCACCGTCGCCGCGCTGCGCCGCACGGCCCCACAGTTGGCGCGCCCGTTCCGGGTCAAGGGCATGGCGGTACTTGGCCCACTGTCGTTCATCATCGCCGCGCTGATTGTGTACTGGTCGGGCTGGAGCACGGTGTCCTGGTTGCTCGGCCTGCAGATCCTGATGTTCGCGGTGTACCTGCTGTGCGCACGCTGGGTGCCCACCGCGCACGTGAATCTCAAGCAACAAGTGCGCTCGTCGGCCTGGCTGATCGGGTTCTATGCGCTGACCATCCTGCTCTCCAAGCTCGGCAGTTTCGGCGGCATCGGCCTTATCAGCCATCCATTCGACACCGTCGTCGTGGCGGTCTGCGCCCTGGGCATCTACTACTGGGGCGCCGCCACCGGCGTACCGGCCCATCTGGTGCGCCTGGAAAGCGAAGACGATGAAAGTGAAGTCGTCCGTGACGATCACTACAACTCCCCATTGTCTCCGGCCACCCACTGA
- a CDS encoding AraC family transcriptional regulator, with protein MVQHVFASLLQGSRPHSIEQLLTGAAQLLPLLDVIPNAAIFIKDIEARYVLANRTLVQRCGLRHLQPLLGKTSAEVFPAQLGPGYTEQDRRVLQQGLVLEDQLELHLYGSREPGWCLTHKWPLYNDGGAIIGLAGISLDLQSASQTHPAYQRLAAVDEHIRAHFNRRVTLGELTRIAGISVAQLERYCKRVFHLTPRQMIQKVRLEHAHRLLHTELPITDVALQCGYTDHSAFTRQFKASTGFTPRQYRQATQRHLAQARCARTQAYRPSSDNPG; from the coding sequence ATGGTGCAGCACGTGTTTGCAAGTCTCTTGCAGGGCAGTCGTCCCCACAGCATCGAGCAGTTGCTGACAGGCGCGGCGCAGCTCTTGCCGTTGCTGGACGTGATCCCCAACGCCGCGATTTTCATCAAGGACATCGAGGCCCGCTACGTGCTCGCCAACCGCACTTTGGTACAGCGCTGCGGCCTGCGGCACCTGCAACCACTGCTGGGCAAGACCAGCGCCGAAGTGTTCCCGGCGCAACTGGGACCGGGCTATACCGAGCAGGACCGGCGGGTGCTGCAACAGGGTCTGGTGCTGGAAGACCAGCTTGAGCTTCACCTTTACGGCAGCCGCGAACCGGGCTGGTGCCTCACGCACAAATGGCCGCTGTATAATGACGGCGGTGCGATCATCGGCCTGGCCGGCATCTCGCTAGACTTGCAATCGGCCAGCCAGACCCACCCCGCCTACCAGCGCCTGGCGGCAGTGGACGAGCATATCCGCGCCCACTTCAACCGCCGTGTCACCCTCGGGGAGCTGACGCGCATTGCCGGCATCTCCGTGGCGCAGTTGGAACGTTACTGCAAGCGCGTATTCCACCTCACGCCCCGACAAATGATTCAGAAGGTGCGGCTGGAACATGCCCATCGATTGCTGCATACCGAACTGCCGATTACCGATGTGGCATTGCAGTGCGGCTACACCGACCACAGCGCGTTCACCCGCCAGTTCAAGGCGTCGACAGGTTTCACGCCCAGGCAATACCGGCAGGCTACGCAACGGCACCTCGCTCAGGCTCGGTGCGCCCGAACACAGGCTTACAGGCCCAGCTCGGATAACCCCGGGTGA
- a CDS encoding DUF1348 family protein, with product MSTDAAVRPPLPPFNRESAIEKVRLAEDGWNSRDPHRVSLAYTLDTQWRNRAEFVHNREQAKGFLTRKWARELDYRLIKELWAFTDNRIAVRYAYEWHDDSGNWFRSYGNENWEFDGYGLMARRFACINDLPIKESERKFHWPLGRRPDDHPGLSELGL from the coding sequence ATGTCCACTGACGCAGCAGTACGCCCGCCCCTGCCGCCCTTTAACCGCGAATCGGCCATCGAAAAAGTGCGCCTGGCCGAAGACGGCTGGAATTCCCGCGACCCGCACCGGGTTTCACTGGCGTATACGCTGGACACCCAATGGCGCAATCGCGCCGAGTTTGTCCACAACCGCGAACAAGCCAAGGGTTTTCTCACGCGTAAATGGGCCAGGGAACTGGACTATCGACTGATCAAGGAGTTATGGGCGTTCACCGACAATCGCATTGCCGTGCGCTATGCCTATGAATGGCACGATGACTCCGGCAACTGGTTTCGCTCGTACGGTAATGAGAATTGGGAGTTCGATGGGTACGGCCTGATGGCCCGCCGGTTTGCGTGCATCAACGATCTGCCGATCAAGGAAAGCGAGCGCAAGTTCCACTGGCCATTGGGGCGGCGTCCGGATGATCACCCGGGGTTATCCGAGCTGGGCCTGTAA
- a CDS encoding TetR/AcrR family transcriptional regulator has translation MNHLTSNETRDVILDVTEKLIYRHGIAATGMDLLVKTAGVSRKSIYRYFANKDELVIAALQRRDERWMHWLRTQVERSDDSGERLLTLFSALNSWFGSADFRGCAFINTSGETGNAQAPVRLLAKAHKQRLFEYVLELCHAHGTPDPERQAARLLILIDGAITVALVMGDSTAADNAQDMARILLAL, from the coding sequence ATGAACCATCTGACCTCTAACGAAACACGCGATGTTATTCTCGACGTTACCGAGAAGCTGATTTATCGCCATGGCATCGCGGCCACCGGTATGGACTTGTTGGTGAAAACCGCCGGCGTCTCGAGGAAAAGCATCTACCGTTATTTCGCCAACAAGGATGAACTGGTGATTGCCGCCCTGCAGCGCCGCGATGAACGCTGGATGCACTGGCTGCGCACGCAAGTGGAGCGCAGCGACGACAGCGGTGAGCGTCTGCTGACGCTGTTCAGCGCGTTGAACAGCTGGTTCGGCTCGGCGGATTTCCGCGGCTGCGCCTTTATCAATACCAGTGGTGAGACCGGCAACGCGCAGGCCCCGGTACGCCTGCTGGCCAAGGCACACAAGCAAAGACTGTTCGAGTACGTACTCGAACTGTGTCACGCACATGGCACCCCCGACCCGGAGCGGCAAGCCGCACGACTGCTGATCCTGATCGATGGCGCTATTACCGTCGCCCTGGTGATGGGTGATTCAACCGCTGCCGATAATGCGCAGGATATGGCGCGAATATTATTGGCACTTTGA
- the pssA gene encoding CDP-diacylglycerol--serine O-phosphatidyltransferase, whose product MPSFFKRSLLPKLRGFPLSTDAIEVLSGADAYRRCLLEKIPQATRRIYIVALYLQQDEAGQEIYDALHAAKAARPELDIVVMVDWLRAQRGLIGAGKQPGNSAWYQAMTQSHATEVPVYGVPVQTRELFGVLHLKGFVIDDTVLYSGASLNNVYLHKFDKYRFDRYHLIHSQPLADSMQHLVEHGLVASKAVHRLDLPNPPTTRSLRNDIGDLRSRLKHATYDTSAGQLPNGHLQVSPLLGVGKNNPLSRVILELIASAQQQLTICTPYFNLPLPVTREINRALARGVKIDIIVGDKTANDFYIPPSEPFKVIAALPYLYEISLRRFAKRHQPMIDSGQLNLHLWRDGDHSYHLKGMWVDERYTLLTGNNLNPRAFRLDLENALLIDDPKGEWLAPRAQELAHIFQHATRIAGYQQLQTLVDYPAAVGKFLRRVSRVRIERLLYRIL is encoded by the coding sequence ATGCCGTCGTTCTTCAAACGCTCCCTGTTGCCTAAACTGCGCGGTTTCCCACTGTCCACCGATGCCATCGAGGTGCTGTCCGGCGCCGATGCCTATCGGCGCTGCCTGCTGGAGAAAATCCCCCAGGCCACGCGGCGCATCTACATTGTTGCGTTGTACTTGCAGCAGGATGAAGCGGGACAGGAGATCTACGACGCACTGCACGCCGCCAAGGCCGCACGGCCGGAGTTGGACATCGTGGTGATGGTCGACTGGCTGCGCGCCCAGCGTGGGCTGATTGGCGCGGGCAAGCAGCCGGGCAACAGCGCCTGGTACCAGGCCATGACCCAGAGCCATGCCACTGAAGTGCCGGTGTACGGCGTGCCGGTGCAAACCCGCGAGTTGTTCGGCGTATTGCACCTCAAGGGCTTTGTGATCGACGACACGGTGTTGTACAGCGGCGCCAGCCTGAACAATGTGTACCTGCACAAGTTCGACAAGTACCGCTTCGACCGTTATCACCTGATCCATAGCCAGCCGCTGGCCGATTCCATGCAGCACCTGGTGGAGCATGGCCTGGTGGCGTCCAAGGCGGTGCATCGCCTCGACCTGCCCAACCCGCCCACCACCCGCAGCCTGCGCAACGACATCGGTGACCTGCGCAGCCGCCTCAAGCATGCGACGTATGACACCAGCGCCGGGCAGTTGCCCAACGGGCACTTGCAGGTCAGCCCGCTGCTCGGTGTGGGCAAGAACAACCCGCTCAGCCGGGTGATCCTGGAACTGATCGCCAGTGCCCAGCAGCAACTGACGATCTGCACGCCGTATTTCAACCTGCCGCTGCCGGTGACTCGAGAGATCAACCGGGCTCTGGCGCGCGGCGTGAAGATCGACATCATCGTCGGCGACAAGACCGCCAACGACTTCTACATTCCGCCCAGCGAACCTTTCAAGGTGATCGCAGCCTTGCCTTATCTGTATGAGATCAGCCTGCGTCGCTTTGCCAAGCGCCACCAGCCGATGATCGACAGCGGCCAGTTGAACCTGCACCTGTGGCGTGACGGTGACCACAGCTACCACCTCAAGGGCATGTGGGTCGACGAGCGTTACACCTTGCTGACCGGCAACAACCTCAACCCCAGGGCTTTTCGGCTCGACCTGGAAAACGCCTTGCTGATCGACGATCCCAAGGGCGAATGGTTGGCGCCGCGAGCGCAGGAGCTGGCGCATATTTTCCAGCACGCCACGCGCATTGCCGGTTACCAGCAATTGCAGACGCTGGTGGATTATCCGGCGGCGGTGGGCAAGTTCCTGCGGCGGGTGAGCAGGGTGCGTATCGAGCGGTTGCTGTACCGGATTCTGTAA
- the efeO gene encoding iron uptake system protein EfeO encodes MKKSTLALSLLITLSPLAAFAATAPLDLVGPVSDYKIYVTEEIGELVTQTQAFTAAVKKGDLATAKKLYAPTRVHYESIEPIAELFSDLDASIDSRVDDHEKGVKAEDFTGFHRIEYSLFSENTTQGLDALTDKLNSDVLDLKTRVDGLTFPPEKVVGGAAALLEEVAATKISGEEDRYSHTDLYDFQGNIDGAKKIVDLFRGQIEKQDKAFLAKVDKNFATVDKILAKYKTPDGGFQTYDKVKDNDRKALVGPVNTLAEDLSMLRGKLGLN; translated from the coding sequence ATGAAAAAGTCGACCCTCGCGTTGTCGTTGCTGATCACCCTTTCGCCACTGGCCGCGTTCGCCGCCACGGCACCACTTGACCTGGTAGGGCCGGTGTCCGACTACAAGATCTACGTCACCGAAGAGATCGGTGAACTGGTCACCCAGACCCAGGCCTTCACCGCCGCCGTGAAAAAAGGCGACCTGGCCACCGCGAAAAAACTCTACGCGCCGACGCGGGTGCACTATGAGTCCATCGAACCGATTGCCGAGCTGTTCAGCGACCTCGACGCCTCCATCGACTCACGGGTCGACGACCACGAAAAAGGCGTAAAGGCCGAAGACTTCACCGGCTTTCACCGCATCGAATACAGCCTGTTTTCCGAGAACACCACCCAGGGCCTCGACGCCCTCACCGACAAGCTCAACAGCGACGTGCTGGACCTCAAGACCCGCGTGGACGGCCTGACCTTCCCACCGGAAAAAGTCGTCGGCGGTGCCGCAGCGCTGCTTGAAGAAGTGGCCGCCACCAAGATCTCCGGCGAAGAAGACCGCTACAGCCACACCGACCTGTATGACTTCCAGGGCAATATCGACGGCGCGAAGAAAATCGTTGACCTGTTCCGTGGCCAGATCGAAAAGCAAGACAAGGCATTCCTGGCCAAGGTTGACAAGAACTTTGCCACCGTGGACAAGATCCTCGCCAAGTACAAGACCCCGGACGGCGGGTTTCAGACCTACGACAAGGTCAAGGATAACGACCGCAAGGCCCTGGTGGGTCCGGTCAACACCCTGGCCGAAGACCTGTCGATGCTGCGCGGCAAGTTGGGCCTGAACTAA
- the efeB gene encoding iron uptake transporter deferrochelatase/peroxidase subunit gives MSDPQQFNLQRRRVLLGMAATGAAIAGSTLTCPAMAAAAEQVTTAPRSDKTQDHHAFFGRHQSGIVTPRPACGMVVAFDVLAGDREDLERLFRTLNERIAFLMSGGTVPQVDPKLPPTDSGILGPVVTPDNLTITVSVGESLFDERFGLAAAKPKRLIRMVGFPNDALEPAQCHGDLSLQFSSNTPDTNIHALRDIVKNLPDLLLVRWKQEGSVPPQAPAKPGEPAQSARNFLGFRDGSANPDSNDAKAMDRIVWVQPGSDEPAWAAHGSYQAVRIIRNFVERWDRTPLQEQESIIGRVKTTGAPMGGDKESQVPDYSKDPEGKLTKLDAHIRLANPRTPQTQANLILRRPFNYSNGVNKNGQLDMGLLFICYQADLEKGFISVQTRLNGEPLEEYLKPVGGGYFFTLPGVTGAEDFIGRSLLAATPLQTTAKT, from the coding sequence ATGAGTGATCCACAGCAATTCAACCTTCAGCGTCGCCGTGTCCTGCTCGGCATGGCGGCCACCGGCGCGGCCATTGCCGGCAGCACCCTGACCTGCCCGGCCATGGCTGCGGCCGCCGAACAAGTCACCACCGCGCCGCGCAGCGACAAGACCCAGGACCACCACGCGTTCTTCGGCCGGCACCAGAGCGGTATCGTCACCCCGCGCCCGGCCTGCGGCATGGTGGTGGCATTCGATGTGCTGGCCGGCGACCGCGAAGACCTGGAACGTCTGTTTCGTACCTTGAACGAGCGCATCGCGTTCCTGATGAGCGGCGGCACCGTGCCGCAGGTCGACCCGAAACTGCCGCCCACCGACTCCGGCATCCTCGGCCCGGTGGTCACCCCGGATAACCTGACCATCACGGTGTCCGTCGGCGAGTCATTGTTCGATGAGCGCTTCGGCCTCGCTGCAGCCAAACCCAAGCGCCTGATTCGCATGGTCGGCTTTCCCAACGATGCTCTGGAACCGGCACAGTGTCACGGCGACCTCAGCCTGCAGTTCAGCTCCAATACACCGGACACCAATATCCACGCCCTGCGCGACATCGTGAAGAACCTGCCGGACCTGTTGCTGGTGCGCTGGAAACAGGAAGGCAGCGTACCGCCCCAGGCGCCGGCCAAACCCGGCGAGCCTGCGCAAAGTGCGCGCAATTTCCTGGGTTTTCGTGACGGCTCGGCCAACCCCGACTCCAACGACGCCAAGGCCATGGACCGCATCGTCTGGGTCCAGCCCGGCAGCGACGAACCGGCCTGGGCCGCCCATGGCAGCTACCAGGCGGTGCGCATCATCCGCAACTTCGTCGAACGCTGGGACCGTACCCCGCTGCAGGAACAGGAAAGCATCATTGGCCGCGTCAAAACCACCGGCGCGCCGATGGGAGGCGACAAAGAGTCCCAAGTGCCCGATTACAGCAAGGACCCGGAAGGCAAGTTGACCAAGCTCGATGCCCACATCCGCCTGGCCAACCCGCGCACGCCCCAGACCCAGGCCAACCTGATCCTGCGCCGGCCGTTCAACTACTCCAACGGCGTGAATAAAAACGGTCAACTGGACATGGGGCTGCTGTTCATCTGCTACCAGGCTGACCTGGAGAAAGGCTTTATCAGCGTGCAGACCCGGCTCAATGGCGAGCCCCTGGAGGAATACCTCAAGCCGGTCGGCGGCGGTTATTTCTTCACCCTGCCGGGCGTCACGGGCGCTGAGGACTTCATCGGGCGCTCGCTGCTCGCGGCAACGCCCCTTCAAACTACTGCCAAAACCTAA
- the efeO gene encoding iron uptake system protein EfeO produces the protein MSSPTPQPAPPSRALRWALAGSVVVMIAAAGLFYYASQLAAGKRQANHNEIAVTIHGHACEPNALTVPAGRASFRIINRSDRAVEWEILDGVLVVEERENIAPGLSQVINANLLPGDYAITCGLLSNPRGTLHVTPTAESDAQAKAKPSMVAFIGPLSEFRVYLSGQGSALVKAVTALQQAIDAGDLAQAQALYVPAREAYQRLAPASQRLAELDNAINARADYFEKREQDPAFSGFHRLEYSLFQQRSLDGLAPVAQRLVDDVTTLKQQLLAQSLPPEQLVNIVVRNLNSLADVRAASGEEERYSHIDLNGFAANLQVAHKVVDLMRPLLTQSAADLLPTIDSALAQMDAELAGFKVGSRYSTYDSVTADQRKQIADKAKALAAALDGIDPALGLSGLQ, from the coding sequence TTGTCCAGCCCAACTCCTCAACCGGCCCCGCCGTCCCGCGCGCTGCGCTGGGCCCTGGCCGGCTCAGTGGTGGTGATGATCGCCGCCGCCGGCCTGTTCTATTACGCCTCGCAGTTGGCTGCCGGCAAGCGCCAGGCCAACCACAATGAAATCGCGGTGACCATCCACGGCCACGCCTGCGAGCCCAACGCTCTGACGGTGCCGGCCGGGCGCGCGAGCTTTCGCATCATCAACCGCTCCGATCGCGCAGTGGAATGGGAAATTCTCGACGGCGTGCTGGTCGTCGAAGAGCGGGAGAATATTGCCCCAGGCTTGAGCCAGGTGATCAACGCCAACCTGCTGCCCGGCGACTACGCCATCACGTGCGGCCTGCTGAGTAACCCGCGCGGCACCTTGCATGTGACGCCCACGGCTGAATCCGACGCCCAGGCCAAGGCCAAGCCGTCGATGGTGGCGTTTATAGGGCCGCTGTCGGAGTTCCGCGTGTACCTGAGCGGCCAAGGCAGTGCACTGGTCAAGGCTGTGACGGCGTTGCAGCAGGCAATCGATGCCGGCGACCTCGCCCAGGCCCAGGCCTTGTATGTACCCGCCCGCGAAGCCTACCAACGCCTGGCACCAGCCTCGCAACGTTTGGCCGAGCTGGACAACGCGATCAACGCCCGCGCCGACTACTTCGAAAAACGCGAGCAGGACCCGGCCTTCAGCGGCTTCCACCGCCTGGAATACAGCCTGTTCCAGCAGCGCAGCCTCGATGGCCTGGCGCCCGTTGCGCAGCGTTTGGTCGACGACGTCACCACGCTCAAGCAACAGCTGCTCGCGCAATCGCTGCCGCCGGAGCAACTGGTGAACATTGTGGTGCGCAACCTCAATAGCCTCGCCGATGTCCGTGCCGCCAGCGGTGAAGAAGAACGCTACAGCCATATCGACCTCAACGGTTTCGCCGCCAACCTGCAGGTGGCGCACAAAGTGGTCGACCTGATGCGCCCACTGTTGACCCAGTCGGCGGCCGACCTGCTGCCGACCATCGACAGCGCACTGGCGCAAATGGATGCCGAACTGGCCGGCTTCAAGGTCGGCAGCCGCTACAGCACGTACGACAGCGTCACGGCGGATCAGCGCAAGCAGATCGCCGACAAGGCCAAGGCACTGGCCGCCGCACTCGATGGAATCGACCCCGCCCTCGGCCTTTCCGGCCTGCAGTGA
- the efeU gene encoding iron uptake transporter permease EfeU, translating to MLVPFLIMLREGIEAALIVGIIASYLQQTGRGQWMPAVWIGVFLAAALSLLVGGGLELVSAEFPQKQQELFEGIVGLVAVGILSSMVFWMRKVARSIKHSLHESLDHALAGSRHQVFALIAMVFFAVAREGLETVFFLLAVFQQSEGPGAPMGALLGLILAIVVGFLIYSGSMRLNLGAFFRWTGLFILVVAAGILANSVQALHEAGVWNHLQTVLFDFSASLPMDSPLGSVLAGMFGYQEAPTVSTLGAYLIYLVVALVMFFLPAPSAKPVTPTSSVSSQ from the coding sequence ATGCTCGTTCCTTTTTTAATCATGCTGCGCGAAGGCATTGAGGCGGCGTTGATCGTTGGCATCATCGCCAGTTACCTGCAACAGACCGGGCGCGGCCAGTGGATGCCCGCCGTGTGGATCGGTGTATTTCTCGCCGCTGCCCTGTCCTTGCTGGTGGGCGGTGGGCTGGAACTGGTCAGCGCCGAATTCCCGCAGAAACAGCAGGAATTGTTCGAAGGCATCGTCGGACTGGTCGCGGTGGGCATCCTCAGTTCCATGGTGTTCTGGATGCGCAAGGTGGCGCGCTCCATCAAGCACTCGCTGCATGAGTCCCTTGACCATGCCTTGGCCGGCTCCCGGCATCAAGTGTTTGCGCTGATCGCCATGGTGTTTTTCGCGGTGGCGCGCGAAGGCCTGGAGACGGTGTTCTTTCTGCTCGCCGTGTTCCAGCAGAGCGAAGGCCCCGGCGCGCCGATGGGCGCCCTGCTCGGCCTGATCCTCGCGATTGTCGTGGGCTTTTTGATCTATTCCGGCAGCATGCGCCTGAACCTCGGCGCGTTTTTCCGCTGGACCGGGCTGTTCATTCTCGTGGTGGCGGCCGGCATTCTCGCCAACTCGGTGCAGGCCCTTCATGAAGCGGGCGTGTGGAATCACCTGCAAACCGTGCTGTTCGATTTCAGCGCCTCGCTGCCGATGGACAGCCCGCTCGGCTCAGTGCTCGCCGGTATGTTCGGCTATCAGGAAGCACCGACCGTCAGCACGCTCGGCGCTTATCTGATCTACCTGGTGGTGGCGCTGGTGATGTTCTTCCTGCCCGCGCCGTCCGCCAAGCCTGTCACGCCCACTTCTTCCGTCTCCAGCCAGTAA